The nucleotide sequence taaaaaaatgttaatcaagcatttgaaaaatgtgaaaTGTGTTTAGAAAAAAAGGTGATCGTGTGTTAAAAAATGATAATATTGCTttttaaaatgttaatcaagcatttggaaaaagtTAAATCTGCATAGggaaatgttgaccatgtattagaaaattttaatcttgtatttgaaaagtgttaattaagcatttgaaaaaaagTAATGTGTGTGTAGGAATTgttttgaccatgtattcaaaaaatgttaatcttgtattaaaaatatattaatcaagcatttgaaaaatgtgtatagaaaacacTTGACCATGTAGTAAACATGATAAATTTATATAGGAAAAATTATAAATGTGTATTAAGAAAAATATTGTTTACATGtaaaaaatgtagagtgaaaaccaaaagaaactaagaaaaccaaaaaaaataaaaactgaaaaaaagaaaccaaataaaaaagaaaatgaaaaataaaagcaaagaaacaAATACAAAAAGAATaaaagacaaaaaagagaagaaaacaGGAAAGAAACCAAAGAAAATGCAAAAAGATAAGTCCCAAAGAAAACCGaataaaacagaagaaaaacaaagagaCCCCGCTCTGCAAGTGATTCACGCCCAAGTAGTACGTATAACAGTAACTCGCTACGTTTGGATGGGAGGTCTTGGGACCGAATCCCCGCGTGATCCCTTTTCTTTACATTTTCTCTTACCTCGCGCGCGAGTTCTAAAGAGTCGACCCGTTACTTACTGTGGCCCTCGATGCAAGAGATCCTTCCGTCTCGCTTAATGCGAGAATAGCTCCCATGTCAACCACAATATACAAGGGAAAAGTTGTTGAATTATAGATGGGCTTTAGCCCATATAAGACAATATTTCCCTATTAATCTCCAAGGTCTATGTACACTAGTacaaaaagggccatttgtcccggtttgtaaggcccatctgtcccggttgtgtatccgggactaaaggatcgtcactaaagccctaggcctttagtcatGGTTCTTGCAtgaaccgggatagatgggcctccatgtggccgctgcagcgagcccaggcaggagggcctttggtcccggttggtggcaccaacctggaccaaaagacatccacgcGTCAGTAGCTGGCAGGAGCtggggttttttttgaaagggggtggtttaggggtttggagggttaatttaggttgttagctagctaatagagagaagtgttctctcttatctctgtgcttggtttacaaacgctactgctatgcctaaacatggcttagattgaagtgaaggcaacatgtggtgcatgtcaaaagtaatactaaaactaacttgatcaagtttggattgtactacttccaacatgcaccacatgcatgttgccttcacttcaatcgaATCCatattcatttcacccactgatatataataactcttcatatgctcgcatcatgcatcatcataataacaagtcctactaatcatcatcatacaacttctactcattattaataacaagtcacacgatcatcatcctcatagtcattgaaccaaccctacttaattgttcttagcaaaTGATCATCAATATTatgtaggacctaaataccctctttaaggtaaaatagcataaaacaatatagaccctgactctccattatggagaatggagatcatcctgccTCCAATTCTtccgcttcgcttccttttgcttccaagaatctccttacgactgtccatacattttttccattctttgattgtcatgtatccacttcttttagaaatccggtatggacagttgagattcgtaggatgacctggctgtatgttcaaaacatcaaggcgaccatgctgatacatcagatgaggcacacaatcattcgggattatctgttgaaaaatatagtaataacttcatagttagcaatgatgtactagttttcgaagtatgcaaaagatgcacggatgtcgtaatagtaaaaaatcttaccagggtatctccatggtagttaccgtagttcaacacgtgcacaagtggcacgtattgaccataatgttgaggagtttgattgtagatattgtaattctctagatcagtacaaaatgtgatcatatgatttttctcctgataagttaatccggagccttcggtgtagtaggttctctgtatcatcttccgcacattctttgaagaatgaaaataagatgtcaatggaaataagttatcaactattttgaaataaacaatataatttagctaataactatgtttgagaaactcacatagcggtagaattggaggtgtatcaacaaggacccaaatgtccatattgtcttgcttgatttcatgatcaccaagatccatggtgacaagcataccctcatcaaaaccgtacatcttgcaaagtgcttcccattttttgcaaccaaaatgggttacactctcagaattgtacaactttacttcaaaatccacaccatgatgggtccttaggtgaattttctttgtttccatactttcgtGGTCGTCAAaccccatcctctccaagacatagcgtcttgcatagcatgggataagccagtcgaattggaaaagatgaaaagtacacgttgaaatagttgaagtcgtgcttaattacgaaaaaaaacatttgtcgtcgttgcgtaccgtttcaacatcgaaggtctcctcgagctttatgttgaagcaccgatcttcgtccagctgaagGAACCTGTcacacatacctcggtcgtcgtggaaccagtcgcactccccgggcggttttcgtcgcccgagtacgacatttcctacgttcataattcaaatattaaacttgtacaattaaatatatgtactaaaaaacctaaattagatcattattattcatcatgggttgactatcggtctgtcgagccttttcttgaaaactctcagctcacgtggtgtacatattcaatcgtcggtgatggtagctcctcctttcattcccgagtgcattacaccaaattgtctagcacacgggaatgaaggagaagctacccccacgataaCAGTCGGGATtattcgtcctctcatatatatatatggtggagactctccctcactgattcctctatgacatttgcgaccgtcggtgatggtagctcctcctttcattcccaagtgcattacaccaaattgtctagcacacgggaacgaaggagaagctacccccatgacaacagtcgggattcttcgtcctctcatatatggtggagactcgacagacttaaagtcaacccgaaatatcatttaattatctttctaaaaaaggacatatcgagcgtctGAAATTTACCGGCAAggaaatatacatgtttttatctacttcatatgagcattcaaacttgatcgtcattacatttcaatggttgaaaatatgaacaaaaacatttcaaaatatcttataggactcatattgacatggagatttggctagtctcacctcgaggtcggaggggggtcggtgacggggacgacggcggggatgatggagggggctcctagatttctgcaaaaacaaaaaccctataagctatcaactaatcaaatgcatacgccatgcatagtgctctccaattttagcaaaACCAAATcggaaaataaagtagtattcaaattagcatgcattcaattataagaaaaactacatcatctcttgcgtccgtacatcgtcgaatattatcactaatacacctagaatactatcatacatatagcatggctaatacaactagaaccgtagtgCCCGACGGGtatggcgcgggcggtggacacccaaagagaaggaaccatcacatgatcatagctccagtgaggtccctgaagaacctgccaggtattgtcgaacctgccctccaacacaaccatgtagcgatggacgtgctcgtcctcctcgctgacatagTGACGTACCACCTTCGCGGTGTCCAGAAGCCTCGGCGCCGTCATTGGCCcacacgaccgccaccaaacaaggatcgggtaaACGACGGACTGGCTCCTCACCAATCTACGCCCCCCGAAAGGTAGAACCTCCCAATACTagtccggcggagcccagtcccagacatggcccctctgatcaagcaggcctcctccgccgagttgacgacgaggatgcgggataggcatcgtcgacgtcgatgcgggaataagaactaaaaaataaactagttctattagttTTCTTGCTaagaataaactacttctatagtaaaataaactagtcttattaaatcaactagttcaactactaagcacttactataaataaaataaagttgtacttactaaaaataaactacttctataataaaataaagtagttttattaaatcaactagttcaactactaagcacttactataaataaaataatagtgcttactaaaaataaactacttctatagtaaaataaagtagttttattaaatcaactagttcaactactaagcacttactaataacctaaaatgcactGAATCAACTAACCataaatgtaacttttgcaacaattttttttttctaaatatgcacatatatatatatatatacataaattgacaaaaaaatcaTACATCAATGCATACATATCCATGGATCATATATACATctgcatatatatacatatacatacaacatccatatatacatacatcaaTGAAAAAAATCATACATCACACCACAGAGAGCAGgccggccggggcagcggcggcggcgcgcaacagagggcggcggcggcggcacgcggcAGAGGGCGGCAAGCAGAGCAGGCAGGGGCGACAGCGCAGGGGAAAGGGAGGGCTCACTaggcggcgacgacgaggcgcggcagagggcgacgacggcgaggacggggcagagggcggcgacggcgaggtcggggcaggggtGGCGCAGCGCAGCGATGGTGTCGGGGCGGCGTGGGACGAcgtcggaggcaggggcgacgacggtgAAGGGCGtgggcgacggggcagagggcgGCGTAGGCGGTGGGCGAATGAGGAACTGAAACGAAAATCTCGCAGACGCTgtttatatagacgaagcattggtcccggttggtggctagaaCTGGGACAAATGCCCACCTTGAGTCCTAGTTGGtgttacaaaccgggaccaaaggtcttttttcagcagcccaaaggacgggaagcagaggcctttggtcccggttggtggcaccaagcgggactaaagggggcattggtaccggttcgtcgcaccaaccgggaccacttcacccctttagtcccggttggtgccaccaaccgggaccaaaggcctcgtgctgctcgtggccaaaactttagtcccacctcgctagttgagaggggcgcgtagtggtttataagccccactgccgcacccctctcgagctcctctcgattgcaggcttacgggcctaattgtcactgctatgcctgttgggcctactaggcctctgcgggcctgaatcctggcccatggtatgGTTTCTAGTTGTATTCAGGCCGTAGTGGCCCAGTGGTTggcattttttctgttttttgcattatttattttcttttgtttttttctttattttttaggtccttttgcttttaggtaataaaaattataaactttctattcgtgccatttgttttccaatttaaatagtttaaatttaagttttttgaaatttgtgtgaatcactagtttttgaaatttgtgtgaatcactagtttctgttagtgctattaaagtttctaacataaattttctttatgaaaattcttttttcttttactgttttgaacagaaaatactttgataattttaattGCATaatttttatataattttagtttgaATAATACTGCAggttttataaaagtttattttctttttacttatttattaaagtttatttttttctacttatttatttatttttcttttttgcttcttttatttattttatgaaaattatttcttttttgctttatttattttattttgtttctacttactgttgctatttttatttattttattatagttGATTTATTCTACATTATTAAAGTTTTTTTTGTtactacttatttattaaagttttttctgtttctacttatttattttattttgtttctacttatttcttttcttttctttatttgcttttttcatttattttatgaaaattctttttgctttttatGTTTTACACACAAAAGCCCTTTCCTCTGGCCggttcattggtcccggtttgtggctcaACCCAGTCCTAAAGACCATCCTTTGGTACCGGTTGAGGCCACCAACTGGTACAATGGCAGTGGGCCAGGAGCGatgcccattggtcccgattcgtgccgccaaccgggaccaaaggggccagacgaactgggaccaatgcccccacgaggctcGGCAGGCCCCTggcttcacgaaccgggaccaatgggcccatgggtaccggttcgtgaccgaaccgggactaatgggctaaccaggCCCGGACGTatgcccagttttctactagtggtaggtgCATGTCAAGTGGTTGAAAGTTTTATACCATGCTGCTAagtggaagaagagttggaccCCTTTATAAGGATtcctcttctacatgctattggagattGAGAAGAGGATTGGTTCCCGCGCGATCCTCCTCTGTCGCACGGCTCGCCACACCATGCCACACGTTGCGCTTGCGAGTGCACTGTGTTTCATCAATGAGCCAAGCCGAGCTCAGACATATGCTTTCGCTTTATTTTTGCCAGTGAGGAATGATTAATTAATTGGGGATTAAATAATGAGTTGGTAACAGAAGCGCCGCTGTCCAACACGTTGGGTCATGGACTATTTGCCTTCTTGGGATACGACACCCTTCCCGGGGGTATGACGACTCCCTTCTCGGGGGTGCGTCGACTCGGTTGTGGGCCCAAGCCCAAGCCCACGACTCCCTACATGACGACCTATATATTGGAGGCGTTGGCTAGTGCAACGGACACACCCACTCCTTCCTCGTGcaaccctagccgtcatctactaTTCCAAGCTCTGTGCTACTTCAAGTGATCCCATTCTGACGACCGCGTGCACGGTCGGTTGGGAGAGCAGGCCTGCGGAACCCCGACCTTCGAGATCGTGCATCGGGAGAAGggcgataaggtttttggggagcgtctcggcgTGACTGCTCCCGACCCGTCCCCGTCTCCGACCTCTGCTTCGACTATTTCCCCTgcaccgccgtcgtcgccgccgccaagaATAAGGCCACGGCCGAAGCCaaggctgctgctgccgccgtcgtgGCCCTTGCCTGGCCTACCAGAGGGTATGAGTTGTTCATCCCCAACTTGCTCGTTCATGTGCTAGTCGTATATGCTCTATTCATAAATGTTTCGGTTCTATACTATATATGTGCTCACATGTCTAGGTATCAATATGTTTTTTTTGCGATGAACAAGGAATTTTATTCCAAATTGATAGAGTTACAGTCGTGAGGCAAAAGATCCTCGATACATGGTGGTCCTAGATGCATCCACACAGTCGTGGTACACTCTACGCGACTATAATTAGCCAAACGGTCAGCGACTCTATTTTGATCCCTATTTAATTTCTGGGGAATAAACTCCCTATCCCTCATCAACGCCTTAATTTCAGCTACGAGATGTCCATAGGCAGAACGAATCAATCCATCTCCTGTCAAACTCGATAACACCACACTAGAATCAGATTGAACAATCACCGGACAATTGGAGTGTTGTATAGCAAGTGTCATCCCTTGCATAAGCGCATGTATCTCCACTTCTAGTGCATCATTGCAATTGAAAATATACCGGTATGCTGCAAAAATAACGGATCCATCATTTCACCGAAGAATCATCCCTATGGCTGCGGCGCCAGAATCAACAGAAAAAGATCCATCAACTGATAGAGCAACAGAGTCTGTAGTAGGAGGTGGCCAAGGCTTAGGAGCAGGATTAATTCTCACTTCGGCCAAAGCCCAATCAGCAACCGGCATTTTCCCTTTGAGTATTTCCTCGGTGCTCAACTTCTTGGCATCACAAATAGAATTCATATAGCTCACTAAAAAGTCAACAGTAATATCCACTGGAGGAACCTCTTTATCATGAACAAGATCATTACGTAATTGCCATATACGCCAAATCATGTTTACTGTTTACTCATGGATTAGATTAATAAAAAAGTGTTAATATATCTAGCAAAAATGTGTGAATACCACATCATTACTGCACAGAAAACACTTTTCAACAGAAAGAAAGCAAAAAAGAAGctctaaagaaagaaagaaagaaaatctgAGTCTAGCTACAAAGTGGCACAAAAGCCCTAAAGGAAAGCTTTTGCATTGGTAGGGAAAGCCCTAAAGCAAAGCAGCTTGCTAGCGAGGAGGCCATCGCCGGAGCCTTTCCAACCAAGACGATTCGCAAGCATTTCCCTTTCAAAAGCCACTGTTAGCAGTGCCGTGCCACCATACGGGAAAAGACACAAAAGGCGCTCCCTTTCCGCAGCCAAAGCGAGTAAAGCGAAGCACCTTGTTTCGGATAGTCTTTATCGCTTTTCTCCCCGCCACGAAAAAGCCATCAAATGTCCAGTTGATTGTAAAGCAAGGAAGCCATCTTTCGTCGCTTTTACATTCCTGCCGCAAAAGTGATTAGGGATGATCATCAAGACTCTTAGTGGGTAAGTATCACGCTCGTTGACGACGACGGTGCGTCGAAAATGGGCCATTTCTTGGCGCTAAAACAAGCTTAATTAGGCCTGTTTAGAACACACGGGAAATTTTTCAGTCGATTTCACCCAGCGGAATTTCTTTTTGCGAAGTTCACGTAGCCAAATGAATCCTTGATCGAACTAGTCGTGGAGGCAATGGAGTGTGGCCGTGGGCAGGCCAGGTGGTGAGACGGGGACACGAACCGAACGGCATCACACGTCACCGTATCCCACATGCACTGCACTGCAGTTAGCTGTTCCTTTTCCTTCACCTCTCCCTGTTAAAGGAAAGAGGAAATCACGGCGCCCACCCAACACCCACCACAGAGCACGTATCCTATTCCTAATCCTAGCTAGCAAGCCAGCTATATATACGGCCGATGAGACACACTTCTCCGTGCCATCAGAGAGCACAGGGCACACACTGACCGACATGGTGTCTCACTCTCACCTCGAGATGGGCGGCGCGGCGGGGATCAAGCTCTTCGGCAAGGTCATCACGCGGCAACCGACGCGCACGGgtgcagacggcggcggcggcgtggtggtgtCCAAGACGCAGCAGGCGGCGCCCATGTCGtcatcgtcgtcctcgtcgtcggggCGCGGGAGCGCCGAGCAGCTGGAGGAGGCCGCGAGGGCGCgcgccgcggcggcggaggcgcggctgCCGTGCCCGCGGTGCCGGAGCGAGGACACCAAGTTCTGCTACTTCAACAACTACAACGTCAACCAGCCGCGGCACTTCTGCAGGGCCTGCCACCGCTACTGGACGGCCGGCGGCGCCATCCGCAACGTGCCCGTCGGCTCCGGACGCCGCAAGAACCGCCCGGTGCTGCACGGTGCCTCCACGGTCATGAGTGTTGCCGACCACCACTTGGCGGGACCGGCGTCTCCGGGGATGCCGAATGGGCTTGGCTTCCACCCCGATCATGGATGGTCTCAGGTCGTCCCGTCGCCGGCTTACCTCGGTAACGCAGAGATGGAGCAGTGCTGGTGGCTCGTTCATCAGTACCCAGCTCAAGGTcaggtcaacggggacgtccaaCTAAGCCCTTCGTCTCTGCGGATCAATCAATACGCATGAATAAAATTTATATTTGTTGCCGTATGTCCAACAATGTAAAAAGTTGCAAATTCAGGCTTCCCAGCTCCTGTCGATTGAAACTTCGGGTTTGATATTTCTTATAGCTCAATCGATGCTATAGTGGTCGGGTTGTACGCAGAGATTCgttctcatttttattttttgttttttattgttgTTATTTTCTACTGTTTTTATTGGAGACAATTGAGAAATTCAATTGAGCTCTAGGCGCTTCCTTGAAACTAGGGTTGAAAAAAAAGTGGACACGGACGAGATTGGGTATTGCCATTTGTTTTCGTGTTTTCTTGTAAAAACGGAACCGATACAAAAATGCCGGAAACAAATACAGAAACAAatactactgaaaatgaaaataaaGCGAATACAACATGGACATAGAGACGGAAGCGGAGTGTTCACCGAAACTAAAGATCCCTTGAAACATAGACCCAAAAAAAAAAACAAGGAAACCAACATAACTTGTTCAATTGATAAGATGGTTACTAAATAttatttattttttttgaaacgaggcaaaagctttgccttatATTGATAAAGAAGGAGCAAGAACAACAGCAAGGTGGGAATGGCTTAGGCCATcccaaaggaaaaggaaaaaacaaaaacaacaaacaGATCAGCCCACAAGATCCGCCAGGTTTTTTGCTCCCGCTAGAGTCCAATCTTTTGCTGCCTCTCTTATCTTGTGCATGACCACCACCGGCAGAGAGGATTTCTTGTTGAAGACTCTCTCATTTCTTTCCTTCCAGATTTCCCAGGTGATGAGCATGATAGCCGTTTTTAGACCCTTGGGAGAGGAAGAGGGCGACCTAGCTAAGGCCTGCCAGTAGTCCACCACCTTGGGGCGACCAGAGCCCATGCTAAGCAGTAATTCCGGGCAGGAGAGCCAGGATGCCGCCGCGGACCAGATCCTCTTGGAGTAACGGCATTCAAAGAGCATGTGTCTCGCCGTCTCAGGGGAGCACCGGCATAGCTGGCAGGAGGGCTGGTGTGGCCATCCACGTTTGGCCAGGCGATCCGCGGTCCAGAGGCGATTTTGGACGGCGAGCCAAGCGAAGAAGCGGCATTTGGGAGGCGCCCACGTTTTCCAGACAATCGAGCCGAAGGAGCAAGGCAGTGCGGTCGTGAACTGCGCCTTATAGGCGGAGCTCGCAGAGTAGCATCCATTTGGGGAGAGGGTCCAGATGATGGAATCTTCTATATCTGGGGAGAGCTGGATATTTGAGATGAGATCCCATAGCTGGACGAACTGACCAATGTGCTCTGCCGTGAAGGCCTCCACCGCAATATCCGCTACCCAGGTATGATCAGTAAGGGCATCATGGACCGTTCGGTTTTTCCTCCTCGAAGCTTTGAAGATCAGAGGTGCCATATCTTTCGGTGGCTTGCCGTCAAGCCATGAGGAAGACCAAAAGGAGGCCTTCTTGCCATCCCCGATAGTAACACGAGTCGCGGCGTTGAAGAGCTGTCTATCTGAGGCATCGTTAGGAGTTTCAAAACCTACCCAAGGTTTTTCAGGAGCCTTCCATTCGTCCCAAAGCCAGCGAAGTCTAAGGGCGCGGGAGAACCTTTCCAAATCTAGGATCCCCAATCCACCAAGCTCCTTAGGGCGGCAGACCTTCTGCCAGTTGACCTTGCATTTCCCACCGCTGACAGATTCCTTGCAGTCCCATAGCATACCGCGACAGATCTTGGCCATAGCCCTTAGGAAGCCTTTATCCACTTTGATAGCGGTCAGGAGGAAGATCGGCATGGAAGAAAGGACAGATTTCACATAAGTGCAGCACCCCGCCCGATTTAGGAATCTTCCTTTCAGAGGGTTCAACCTTGACGCAGCTTTATCAATGTATGGCTGAAGGTCGGTCCTTCTGAGTCTACCAAGCGACAAGGGCAACCCCAAATACTTGAGAGGGAACTGGGTGATAGCCGCCGAGAAGTTTGCCAGAACTGCGGTGAGGTCAACATCGGAGCAGCGAATTGGGGCAATAGAGCTCTTAGCCACATTGGTCACCATGCCCGTAACCTCCCCGAAGCCTTGAAGAATATTTGCCAGGCAGGATATATCCTGCACCGAAGGGGCAATGAAGATGGCAGCATCATCAGCGTAAAGAGAGATCCGAGGATGTTGTGAACCTCCAGGACTTTCGCTCATCAAACCAGACGCAGTTGCTTTATCCAGAATTTGTTGCAGCGGGTCGATGGCGATATCGAAAAGCAGGGGGGATAGCGG is from Triticum aestivum cultivar Chinese Spring chromosome 1B, IWGSC CS RefSeq v2.1, whole genome shotgun sequence and encodes:
- the LOC123096074 gene encoding dof zinc finger protein 5, which encodes MVSHSHLEMGGAAGIKLFGKVITRQPTRTGADGGGGVVVSKTQQAAPMSSSSSSSSGRGSAEQLEEAARARAAAAEARLPCPRCRSEDTKFCYFNNYNVNQPRHFCRACHRYWTAGGAIRNVPVGSGRRKNRPVLHGASTVMSVADHHLAGPASPGMPNGLGFHPDHGWSQVVPSPAYLGNAEMEQCWWLVHQYPAQGQVNGDVQLSPSSLRINQYA